In one window of Prosthecobacter fusiformis DNA:
- the pdxA gene encoding 4-hydroxythreonine-4-phosphate dehydrogenase PdxA, which yields MSKPLIAITMGDPAGVGPEICLQLLANETVRSIATPVIFGDARLLSRCARQTGLPAPRRIVSEIEWAEKCQTLDEPAVLDLFGFDAEGFTPGTVSASTGSAAYRYIEKSIAAALAGQVAAVATAPINKEALRAAGILYPGHTEMFAEKMQAPRSCMAFFSEVMICSLVTVHIGYQDVVPALSTPRILEVIELTADAVQRHLGRKPRLAVCGLNPHAGEHGLFGQREEETLILPAIEAARAKGMTIEGPLPPDTAFIPAKRKTVDAYICMYHDQALIPLKALAFDSAVNTTLGLSVPRTSVDHGTACDIAWQGKANGNSLVEAVLLAAKLAR from the coding sequence ATGTCAAAGCCCCTCATCGCCATCACCATGGGAGACCCGGCCGGGGTCGGCCCAGAGATCTGTCTGCAATTGCTGGCCAATGAAACCGTGCGCAGCATCGCCACCCCGGTCATCTTTGGGGATGCCCGGCTGCTCTCCCGCTGTGCGCGCCAGACCGGTCTCCCCGCGCCCCGGCGCATCGTTTCAGAGATCGAGTGGGCAGAAAAATGCCAGACTCTCGATGAGCCTGCTGTGCTGGACCTCTTCGGTTTTGATGCGGAAGGTTTCACCCCAGGCACCGTCAGCGCCAGCACCGGCTCCGCCGCTTATCGTTACATTGAAAAAAGCATCGCCGCCGCCCTTGCCGGACAGGTCGCCGCCGTCGCCACCGCCCCCATCAATAAGGAGGCCCTGCGTGCCGCGGGCATCCTTTACCCTGGGCATACGGAGATGTTTGCGGAAAAAATGCAGGCTCCCCGCTCCTGCATGGCCTTCTTTTCGGAGGTGATGATCTGCAGCCTCGTCACCGTTCACATCGGCTATCAGGACGTCGTGCCCGCCCTCAGCACCCCACGCATTTTGGAGGTGATCGAACTCACCGCCGATGCAGTCCAGCGTCACCTGGGTCGCAAGCCACGCCTCGCCGTCTGCGGATTGAATCCCCACGCAGGCGAGCATGGCCTCTTTGGCCAGAGGGAGGAGGAAACCCTCATCCTCCCCGCCATCGAAGCCGCCCGCGCCAAGGGCATGACCATTGAGGGACCGCTACCCCCAGACACCGCTTTCATTCCCGCCAAGCGCAAGACCGTGGATGCTTACATCTGCATGTATCATGACCAGGCCCTCATCCCTTTGAAAGCCCTGGCCTTCGATTCTGCGGTGAATACCACCCTCGGCCTTTCCGTTCCCCGCACCAGTGTGGACCACGGCACCGCCTGCGATATCGCCTGGCAGGGCAAGGCGAATGGCAACAGCCTCGTGGAAGCAGTCCTCCTCGCCGCCAAGCTGGCCCGCTAA
- a CDS encoding DCC1-like thiol-disulfide oxidoreductase family protein, with product MNTLTLFYDARCGLCSQVRHWLSNQPSYVRLEFIPYDSPEAARRLPGIQHLRADEEIVILADTGEVWQGAGAWVMCLWALREYRAWSARLATPVMQGMARQVVHWISQNRIGLSRLMGFKSDAELVAVTGRETQEPACRVRHDLDLID from the coding sequence ATGAATACCCTCACACTCTTTTATGATGCCCGCTGCGGGCTTTGTTCGCAGGTCAGGCATTGGCTTAGCAATCAACCGTCGTATGTGCGGCTGGAGTTTATCCCCTATGACTCCCCAGAGGCAGCGCGACGTCTGCCGGGCATCCAGCACCTGCGGGCGGATGAGGAGATCGTAATCCTGGCGGATACGGGTGAGGTATGGCAAGGGGCTGGCGCGTGGGTCATGTGCCTGTGGGCGCTGCGGGAATACCGCGCTTGGTCGGCCCGGCTGGCCACACCGGTTATGCAGGGCATGGCCCGGCAGGTGGTACACTGGATCTCTCAAAACCGCATCGGCCTGTCGCGGCTAATGGGTTTCAAGAGCGATGCTGAGCTGGTCGCCGTGACTGGACGGGAAACCCAGGAGCCCGCCTGCCGGGTGCGGCATGATCTGGATTTGATTGATTGA
- a CDS encoding class I SAM-dependent methyltransferase, producing MTSRQTAETYDKIATFWSGEEFCRTNGIAQHRRALRFVAGAKEEMARRALDAGCGSSGRMVELLLAEGFEVEGLDVSAEMVRLARERHPGVMFHLADICTWELPQRYDFISAWDSIWHAPLAEHEGILHKLCGGLNPGGVLIFTCGGLDAPEERCNDLMGEPLYHATLGLPRLLEIVARAGCICRHLEYDQHPELHMYFIVQKSGECHSE from the coding sequence ATGACATCCCGCCAGACCGCTGAGACATACGATAAGATCGCTACTTTCTGGAGCGGCGAGGAGTTCTGCCGGACGAATGGTATCGCGCAGCATCGGCGGGCGCTGCGGTTTGTGGCTGGGGCCAAGGAGGAAATGGCGAGGCGGGCCCTGGACGCTGGATGTGGGAGCAGCGGAAGGATGGTGGAGCTGCTGCTGGCGGAGGGGTTTGAGGTGGAGGGGCTGGATGTTTCGGCGGAGATGGTGCGGCTGGCGCGGGAGCGGCATCCGGGGGTGATGTTTCATCTGGCGGACATCTGCACCTGGGAGCTGCCGCAGCGGTATGATTTCATTTCGGCCTGGGACAGCATCTGGCATGCGCCGCTGGCGGAGCATGAGGGCATCCTGCACAAGCTGTGCGGGGGACTGAATCCGGGTGGGGTGCTGATTTTTACCTGTGGCGGGCTAGATGCTCCGGAGGAGCGGTGCAATGACCTGATGGGCGAGCCGTTGTATCATGCGACGCTGGGCCTGCCCCGGCTGCTGGAGATCGTCGCCCGCGCGGGCTGCATTTGCCGGCATCTAGAGTATGACCAGCATCCAGAGCTGCATATGTATTTCATTGTGCAGAAATCCGGGGAGTGTCATTCTGAATAA
- a CDS encoding sulfatase-like hydrolase/transferase: MRLCLFLSLSAQAFAGSPNILFILADDQAWNGTSVAMIPGDTASRSQTFRTPNLDRLASQGMTFSQAYAAHCKCECSRASLQMGRSTTTLNAPDKTARNWSAPVSESITNLLKRAHPAYRTAHLGKWQWFHTPESMGYDVSDGITTNEDGNSPDPVDPKLSFSMTRRAMTFMETQVKSGHPFFIQLSYYAVHPEAQALAATVKKYQSMGVGGGRGDRAVMAGMTEDLDTCVGGLMKKLHELRIAENTLVIYTSDNGGRTGVLNGGKGDLGEGGLRVPLIIRGPGIKGGSHCDEPVISYDLTATLLDFVQPGTVLPKGSEGGSWKPVLLNGGKGKIQRPIPRFVWHQAVEVEHPQSAIRMGDYKLLYFWDTREGLLFDLAQDKGETKDLAREKPELTAQMTAALKSHIQAGLGTAAFAALEQGQFSASKKGAPKKKKK; this comes from the coding sequence ATGCGGCTCTGTCTCTTTCTCAGCTTGAGTGCCCAGGCTTTCGCAGGATCACCAAACATCCTCTTCATCCTGGCAGATGACCAAGCGTGGAATGGCACCTCCGTAGCCATGATTCCAGGGGATACCGCCAGCCGCAGCCAGACCTTCCGCACGCCCAATCTGGATCGTCTCGCCTCCCAGGGAATGACCTTTTCCCAGGCCTACGCCGCCCATTGTAAATGCGAATGCTCACGAGCCTCCCTCCAGATGGGCCGCAGCACTACCACCCTCAATGCGCCGGACAAAACCGCCCGCAACTGGAGCGCCCCCGTGAGCGAATCCATCACCAATCTGCTCAAACGCGCCCACCCCGCCTACCGCACGGCTCACCTGGGCAAATGGCAGTGGTTTCACACCCCGGAATCCATGGGTTATGACGTCAGCGATGGCATCACCACCAACGAAGATGGAAACTCCCCGGACCCCGTAGACCCCAAGCTCTCCTTCAGCATGACACGCCGTGCCATGACCTTCATGGAGACTCAGGTCAAGTCAGGCCACCCCTTCTTCATCCAGCTCTCTTATTACGCCGTGCATCCAGAGGCCCAGGCGCTCGCCGCCACCGTCAAAAAATACCAGTCCATGGGCGTGGGTGGCGGCCGGGGAGACCGCGCCGTGATGGCAGGCATGACGGAGGATCTCGATACCTGCGTCGGTGGGTTGATGAAAAAGCTGCATGAACTCCGCATCGCTGAAAACACCCTTGTTATTTATACCTCAGACAATGGTGGCCGCACAGGAGTGCTCAATGGTGGCAAAGGTGACCTGGGGGAAGGCGGCCTGCGCGTCCCCCTCATCATTCGCGGCCCCGGCATCAAGGGCGGCAGCCACTGTGACGAGCCCGTCATCAGCTACGATCTCACCGCCACTCTACTCGATTTCGTACAACCCGGCACCGTCCTCCCCAAAGGAAGCGAAGGCGGCAGTTGGAAGCCAGTTTTGCTCAATGGCGGCAAAGGCAAGATCCAGCGTCCCATCCCACGCTTCGTCTGGCATCAGGCCGTCGAGGTGGAGCATCCGCAGTCCGCCATCCGCATGGGGGACTATAAACTTCTGTACTTCTGGGATACCCGCGAAGGCCTGCTCTTCGACCTCGCCCAGGACAAGGGAGAAACGAAAGACCTCGCCCGTGAGAAACCGGAGCTCACCGCCCAAATGACGGCGGCCCTCAAGTCCCACATCCAGGCCGGTCTCGGCACAGCAGCTTTCGCAGCTCTTGAGCAGGGGCAGTTCTCTGCCAGCAAGAAAGGCGCACCCAAGAAAAAGAAAAAATAG
- a CDS encoding NAD-dependent deacylase, translating into MAGLTHPNLIVLTGAGLSAESGVPTFRGVDGLWEGHRIEEVASPEAYKQTPHLVHRFYNLRRAALKTVEPNAAHYALVRLEKEWPGAFLHVTQNVDDLNERAGAKKLLHMHGQLKKIRCVWCRNVMDWEADLDVTTACPECATTGKLRPDIVWFGEMPYHIEEVSQALETVDIFVCIGTSGVVYPAAGFARQAATKGAKRLIEVNLEPTEISGHFTEQRQGTAGVEVPRLVEELLAQVK; encoded by the coding sequence ATGGCTGGTCTGACCCATCCTAACCTCATTGTACTGACAGGCGCCGGACTCTCGGCTGAGTCCGGCGTGCCTACTTTTCGTGGGGTGGATGGTCTGTGGGAAGGGCATCGCATCGAAGAGGTGGCCTCCCCGGAGGCCTATAAGCAGACCCCTCATCTGGTGCACCGTTTTTATAATCTGCGCCGGGCGGCTTTGAAAACGGTGGAGCCGAATGCGGCTCATTACGCCTTGGTGCGGTTGGAAAAGGAGTGGCCGGGAGCTTTCCTGCACGTGACCCAGAATGTGGATGATCTGAATGAACGTGCCGGGGCGAAAAAACTCCTGCACATGCATGGTCAGCTCAAAAAAATACGCTGTGTCTGGTGCCGCAATGTGATGGACTGGGAGGCAGATTTGGATGTGACCACCGCCTGCCCAGAATGCGCCACCACGGGCAAGCTGCGGCCTGACATCGTCTGGTTTGGCGAGATGCCTTATCACATTGAAGAAGTCAGCCAGGCACTGGAAACGGTGGACATCTTCGTGTGCATCGGCACCTCCGGTGTCGTTTATCCCGCCGCCGGTTTTGCCCGTCAGGCGGCGACGAAAGGAGCCAAGCGCCTCATTGAGGTAAATCTGGAGCCTACGGAGATCAGCGGACACTTCACAGAGCAGCGCCAGGGCACGGCCGGAGTCGAGGTCCCCCGGCTGGTGGAGGAGCTTTTGGCTCAAGTGAAGTAA
- a CDS encoding DedA family protein, whose translation MIGDFLDLILHVDKHLLTFAQNYGTLIYVLLFAIVFCETGLVVTPFLPGDSLLFAVGALSVQGFVRLEYIIPLLIAAAIIGDNLNYWIGRKAGSWMVTQKWFKREYLSKTESFFVKHGGKAIILARFVPIVRTFAPFTAGFGQMHYTRFLGYSLGGGFIWVISFTLAGYFLGSIPFIKNNLKLVFVLIIFVSVLPIVIEVIKHKLAAKKQPHD comes from the coding sequence ATGATTGGCGACTTTCTCGATCTCATCCTGCATGTGGACAAGCACCTGCTCACGTTTGCGCAGAACTATGGCACGCTCATTTACGTGCTGCTGTTTGCCATTGTGTTTTGTGAGACGGGGCTGGTGGTGACGCCGTTTTTGCCGGGGGATTCGCTGCTGTTCGCGGTGGGGGCGCTTTCGGTGCAGGGGTTTGTGCGGCTGGAATACATCATCCCGCTGCTGATTGCGGCGGCGATCATCGGGGACAACCTGAACTACTGGATCGGCCGCAAGGCGGGGTCCTGGATGGTGACGCAGAAGTGGTTCAAACGAGAGTACCTTTCCAAGACGGAGTCGTTCTTTGTGAAACATGGCGGCAAGGCCATCATCCTGGCGCGTTTTGTGCCCATCGTGCGGACGTTTGCCCCCTTCACGGCGGGCTTTGGCCAGATGCATTACACACGCTTCCTGGGATACAGCCTGGGCGGCGGATTCATCTGGGTGATCAGCTTCACCCTAGCGGGTTATTTCCTGGGCAGCATCCCTTTCATCAAGAACAACCTGAAACTGGTGTTCGTCCTGATCATCTTCGTCTCTGTGCTGCCGATCGTGATCGAGGTGATCAAGCACAAGCTGGCGGCGAAGAAGCAGCCTCATGATTGA
- a CDS encoding GNAT family N-acetyltransferase — translation MSQIFPRFLATPRLLLRRLRRDDGDALCGYRSLPEVARYQGWESYGPEDARRLIEDQKDAEPGIPGTWFQVAVVERATNVVIGDCGLHCLADEPQQMEFGVTLAPSHQGLGYAAEALECLIHFAFATLGMHRVLAITGDQNQAAASLFRRLGFRQEAHHIEHRWYKGHWESEFVFALLRREWELRSQRNLEAGAEA, via the coding sequence ATGAGCCAGATTTTCCCCAGATTTTTAGCCACGCCGCGTCTGCTCCTGCGTCGGTTGCGACGTGATGATGGGGACGCGCTTTGCGGCTACCGGTCGCTGCCGGAGGTGGCGCGGTATCAGGGGTGGGAATCGTATGGGCCGGAGGATGCACGGCGTCTCATTGAGGACCAAAAGGACGCGGAGCCGGGGATCCCGGGGACCTGGTTTCAGGTGGCGGTGGTCGAGCGCGCGACGAACGTCGTGATCGGCGATTGCGGGCTGCACTGCCTGGCGGACGAACCGCAGCAAATGGAGTTTGGGGTCACCCTGGCGCCGAGTCATCAGGGCCTGGGTTATGCGGCGGAGGCACTGGAGTGCCTCATTCATTTTGCGTTTGCCACCCTGGGCATGCATCGGGTTTTAGCGATCACGGGCGATCAAAATCAGGCTGCGGCCTCCCTATTCAGGCGGCTCGGGTTCCGGCAGGAGGCCCACCACATCGAGCACCGTTGGTACAAAGGGCATTGGGAGAGCGAGTTTGTCTTTGCGCTGCTGAGACGGGAGTGGGAGTTGCGTTCGCAGAGGAATCTTGAAGCAGGAGCAGAGGCTTAG
- a CDS encoding tetratricopeptide repeat protein, which yields MKLSKCLSSHAIILKNFPHMFKSKILRDEIIFRLSIMETCLNWHSTRGHNDLCKEVERVIGQFLAPICGWNLEVLEERQKNYPAVDLGDFTARVAIQVTVNDTTEKIRDVHNKARTHNLGADFDRIIILFLNEKTPKAPNASNSFSPYTDLQIECWARPHLDQQLDAVTDAQLEAALKVLHDKMPGIKAILNPSMDYRPSNLPYTSLGTLFKGRETFISDLRSALTNKSAAVIKGHAIHGMGGVGKTRAAIEYGWRYFFEYRAILFVTADSPDAFRTSLASLCDASILDLPEKSSTDHNTQVQSVLQWLQRQQGWLLIVDNADTREALETVRGNLNKLSSGHVIITTRQDRRSGDLETLDLDVLTQLQSAEFLMEWTEKHRSHLFDDEEAAKELATLLDGLALALQQAAAYISECRISFHEYLVRWKNHTADALAWHDKDSMNYPVSLAITYETSVSQLSKPANKLLQVLSWLSPDPFPFSALNVLNHSADQKICIAELENLHLARRRNDGIAFSIHRLVQEITRQQQVSDNHPPALINAAKWIDHEIGEDPSNVANWPSYNILVPHAQAVASSCEARKLYTESMCLFNQVGLIYRSQAKYKEAEPLLRKVVELEYIRAGNPSPISLNNLALLLVDMNSFSEAESLYQQSLSLLDPQAPKDQEIVTIILRHFGKLLYSTERFEEAERTFRKVLSKVEHIRGHNDYFFSSQLNDLGELLLKVNRLIEAEEVITRALEILKDSDSEAPGLLAGALNNLGQVLEATERLNEAEVQYRKALHINEKQYPDGHPTLAVGLNNLAGILDKLGRPGEAEPLLRRALAIDEFFHGPYHSEVATDLLNLGSLLSSLERGTEAELLKRRALQIKELVFGENHSDVAMTCNNLGVTLQQLGKIEEAEILYRRAVNIYHSSLGEEHPEVACALTNLAGVLGEGNRLHEADSCMRRAIRILVQDSILNKRQAGKLTECVNSYATLRKQMGDSPQELRFRINKLIKRFGYAEHQG from the coding sequence ATGAAACTTTCCAAATGCTTGTCATCCCACGCCATTATATTAAAGAACTTTCCCCATATGTTTAAATCAAAAATCCTGCGTGATGAAATAATTTTCCGCCTTTCCATTATGGAAACGTGTTTAAATTGGCATAGCACGCGTGGTCATAACGACCTTTGCAAGGAAGTAGAAAGGGTGATTGGGCAATTCCTAGCACCCATTTGCGGATGGAATCTGGAGGTTTTGGAAGAAAGGCAAAAAAACTATCCAGCCGTTGACCTTGGAGATTTTACAGCGCGTGTTGCTATACAAGTAACTGTAAATGACACGACAGAGAAAATCCGTGATGTTCACAACAAAGCACGAACCCACAATTTAGGAGCAGATTTTGATCGCATTATCATTCTTTTTCTAAACGAAAAAACTCCCAAAGCGCCCAACGCTTCAAACAGTTTTTCTCCCTATACAGATTTGCAAATCGAATGTTGGGCTCGTCCTCATCTCGATCAGCAGCTCGATGCTGTCACAGATGCACAATTGGAGGCGGCTCTCAAGGTCTTGCATGATAAAATGCCCGGCATAAAAGCAATTTTAAATCCCAGCATGGATTATCGCCCGTCCAACCTTCCTTACACTTCACTTGGGACACTATTCAAAGGCAGGGAAACATTCATATCCGACCTGCGTTCCGCCCTCACAAATAAATCCGCTGCTGTGATCAAAGGTCACGCAATCCATGGTATGGGCGGAGTGGGCAAAACACGCGCAGCCATCGAATATGGGTGGCGTTATTTTTTCGAGTATAGAGCTATCCTTTTTGTTACAGCAGATAGCCCTGACGCATTTCGAACCAGCCTTGCGAGCCTGTGTGATGCGAGTATTTTGGATCTCCCTGAAAAGTCTTCTACCGACCATAACACACAAGTACAATCCGTACTCCAATGGTTACAAAGACAACAAGGCTGGCTCCTCATAGTGGATAATGCAGATACCCGAGAAGCTCTTGAGACGGTTCGTGGGAACTTAAATAAACTTTCGTCAGGCCATGTTATTATTACCACGCGGCAAGATAGACGAAGTGGAGATCTGGAAACTCTTGATCTTGATGTCCTGACCCAGCTCCAATCGGCTGAATTCCTTATGGAGTGGACTGAGAAACATCGTAGCCACCTTTTTGACGATGAGGAAGCAGCCAAGGAGCTAGCTACTTTACTAGACGGTCTAGCACTCGCGTTACAACAGGCTGCGGCCTATATTAGCGAATGCCGAATCTCTTTTCATGAGTATTTAGTTCGCTGGAAAAATCATACCGCTGACGCATTGGCTTGGCACGACAAAGACTCCATGAATTATCCGGTTAGTCTGGCCATCACCTACGAAACAAGCGTGTCTCAACTTTCAAAGCCAGCCAATAAACTTCTCCAGGTTCTTTCATGGCTTTCTCCTGATCCATTTCCATTTTCCGCATTGAATGTTCTGAACCATTCTGCTGATCAGAAAATCTGCATAGCCGAATTGGAGAATTTACATCTTGCTCGCCGCCGCAACGACGGAATTGCTTTCTCCATCCACCGACTAGTGCAAGAGATAACTCGTCAGCAGCAAGTCAGCGACAACCATCCCCCAGCTCTAATCAACGCAGCAAAGTGGATCGACCATGAAATTGGGGAAGATCCGTCAAATGTGGCGAATTGGCCCAGCTACAATATCCTTGTCCCTCACGCCCAAGCTGTTGCATCTAGCTGCGAGGCGAGAAAGTTATATACTGAATCAATGTGCCTCTTTAATCAAGTGGGCCTTATTTATCGTAGCCAAGCTAAATACAAGGAGGCTGAGCCATTATTGAGGAAAGTGGTCGAGTTAGAGTATATCCGCGCGGGTAACCCATCTCCTATTTCACTTAATAATCTCGCTTTGCTGCTAGTAGATATGAATAGCTTCTCGGAAGCAGAATCTCTTTATCAGCAATCATTATCGCTATTGGATCCACAGGCGCCAAAGGACCAAGAAATTGTAACTATCATTCTTCGTCATTTTGGGAAACTTCTTTATTCAACCGAACGTTTTGAAGAAGCTGAGAGAACATTCCGTAAAGTTCTTTCAAAAGTCGAACATATTCGGGGGCATAATGATTACTTTTTTAGCTCTCAGTTAAACGATCTCGGTGAACTTCTTTTGAAAGTAAATCGGCTGATTGAAGCTGAGGAAGTAATTACCAGAGCGTTGGAAATTTTAAAAGACTCTGACAGTGAAGCTCCTGGCCTGCTGGCAGGTGCTTTAAACAATCTAGGGCAAGTTCTCGAAGCCACAGAGAGGCTTAATGAAGCGGAAGTTCAATATCGAAAGGCTTTGCACATCAATGAAAAACAATACCCTGATGGACATCCAACACTAGCTGTTGGTCTAAATAACTTAGCAGGTATCTTAGACAAGCTTGGGCGGCCCGGCGAAGCCGAGCCATTGCTCCGCAGAGCCCTTGCAATTGACGAATTTTTTCATGGCCCCTACCACTCAGAAGTCGCTACCGACCTTCTTAATTTAGGGTCTCTTTTATCGTCATTGGAACGCGGAACGGAAGCAGAACTTCTTAAACGTAGAGCCCTCCAAATCAAAGAGTTGGTTTTTGGTGAGAATCATTCCGATGTGGCAATGACATGTAATAATCTGGGAGTTACACTACAACAATTGGGGAAAATTGAAGAGGCTGAAATACTCTACCGTCGCGCCGTAAATATATATCATTCGTCTCTGGGAGAAGAACACCCAGAAGTGGCTTGCGCTCTCACAAATTTAGCTGGAGTTTTGGGAGAAGGTAACAGGCTTCATGAGGCTGATAGTTGCATGCGCCGAGCAATTCGAATTTTAGTTCAAGATTCAATATTGAATAAACGTCAGGCCGGTAAACTTACAGAATGTGTGAACTCATATGCCACGCTTCGGAAGCAAATGGGTGACTCGCCGCAAGAATTACGATTCCGGATTAACAAGCTCATCAAGAGATTTGGTTATGCTGAGCACCAAGGCTGA
- a CDS encoding ABC-F family ATP-binding cassette domain-containing protein — MLTLRDVTKTFNARTLFTGANMTVNYAERVALVGPNGAGKSTLFSLILKEDEPDAGEVVRDEWTTLGYLPQESEPVGEETILDVATGKAGLIEKLEKTLREYEERGDVAAPEYNEAHAQHDALNDPQAEAKAKKILKGFGFKEADFNKPAREYSGGWVMRAHLARILVIEPDLLLLDEPTNHLDLLSLMWFKNYLKNYPGAILLISHDRDFMDELIETVYEIEESKLVQYQGNYSEYLKQKEANWERAYQSWKNQQKEIEAIQEFIDRFRSVTSKAAQAQSRERQLEKMDKLDRPRPLRKAFRFNFPQPPRGGQRVVALTDIHQAYGEKKIYQGLDLEVEKGERTVLVGPNGAGKSTLIKIMAGEVPFQKGERRFGTNIKMGYFSQHRADTLDPECTILEELKRCAPELREDDARSILGSFLFKREDVYKKCKVLSGGEKSRLNLVKFLVDPPNLLLMDEPTTHLDIWAIEGLILALQKFEGTLVFISHDVHFIRSLATKVLHINAGVVTPFSGGYDYYLEKTGAEENARAAVIAG, encoded by the coding sequence ATGCTTACCCTTCGCGACGTCACCAAGACTTTCAATGCCCGGACGCTTTTCACCGGGGCCAACATGACCGTGAACTACGCCGAACGCGTGGCTCTCGTCGGGCCCAACGGAGCGGGCAAATCGACGCTGTTTTCTCTGATCCTCAAGGAGGATGAGCCGGATGCGGGCGAGGTGGTGCGCGATGAGTGGACCACCCTGGGCTACCTGCCCCAGGAGAGCGAGCCGGTGGGTGAGGAAACCATCCTGGACGTGGCCACGGGCAAGGCGGGCCTGATCGAAAAGTTGGAAAAGACTCTCCGCGAATACGAGGAGCGCGGCGATGTGGCGGCCCCGGAATACAATGAGGCACACGCCCAGCACGATGCGCTGAACGATCCCCAGGCCGAGGCCAAGGCGAAGAAGATCCTGAAGGGTTTCGGTTTCAAGGAAGCGGACTTCAACAAACCCGCCCGCGAGTACTCCGGTGGCTGGGTGATGCGCGCGCACCTGGCCCGCATCCTGGTCATCGAGCCGGACCTTTTGCTGCTGGATGAGCCGACCAACCACCTGGACCTGCTGTCCCTGATGTGGTTTAAGAATTACCTGAAGAACTATCCGGGCGCGATCCTGCTGATTTCCCATGACCGTGACTTCATGGACGAGCTTATCGAGACGGTCTATGAGATCGAGGAGAGCAAGCTGGTGCAGTATCAGGGCAACTACAGCGAGTACCTGAAGCAGAAGGAAGCCAACTGGGAGCGCGCGTACCAGTCCTGGAAAAACCAGCAGAAGGAGATCGAGGCGATCCAGGAATTCATCGACCGGTTCCGCTCCGTGACCTCCAAGGCGGCGCAGGCGCAGAGCCGCGAGCGCCAGCTTGAAAAGATGGACAAGCTGGACCGACCCCGTCCGCTGCGGAAGGCCTTCCGGTTCAACTTCCCGCAGCCTCCCCGCGGTGGCCAGCGTGTGGTGGCTCTCACGGACATTCATCAGGCCTACGGCGAAAAGAAGATCTACCAGGGCCTGGACCTGGAAGTGGAAAAGGGCGAGCGCACCGTGCTGGTGGGCCCCAACGGCGCGGGCAAGTCCACGCTGATCAAGATCATGGCTGGCGAGGTGCCTTTCCAGAAAGGCGAGCGCCGCTTCGGCACGAACATCAAGATGGGCTATTTCTCCCAGCACCGGGCCGATACCCTGGACCCGGAGTGCACCATCCTGGAAGAGCTGAAACGCTGCGCCCCCGAGCTGCGCGAAGACGATGCCCGCAGCATCCTGGGCAGCTTCCTGTTCAAGCGGGAAGACGTTTACAAGAAGTGCAAGGTCCTCAGCGGCGGTGAAAAGAGCCGCCTGAACCTGGTGAAGTTCCTGGTGGATCCGCCGAACCTCCTGCTCATGGATGAGCCGACGACGCACTTGGACATCTGGGCCATCGAGGGTCTGATCCTGGCGCTGCAGAAGTTCGAAGGCACGCTCGTCTTCATTTCGCATGACGTGCACTTCATCCGCAGCCTGGCCACCAAGGTCCTGCACATCAATGCCGGTGTGGTCACGCCTTTCAGCGGCGGTTATGACTACTACCTGGAGAAGACCGGTGCCGAGGAAAACGCCCGGGCTGCGGTGATCGCCGGTTAG
- a CDS encoding GbsR/MarR family transcriptional regulator, which yields MKDETATWETSREEFIAQWGALGSNWGINRTMAQIHALLMTAPESMHTEEIMERLQVSRGNANTNLRELVGWGLVRGVVKKGERREYFEAEKDVWKMFITIARERKRRELDPALSVLKNCAEQTKEEPAGPGKDFHKQMKELQEFVEFGMKVSDTVSGMKHSSALQWAMRLLS from the coding sequence ATGAAGGATGAAACCGCCACTTGGGAAACCTCACGAGAGGAATTCATCGCCCAATGGGGAGCGCTCGGCAGCAACTGGGGCATCAACCGCACGATGGCGCAGATCCACGCTCTGCTGATGACCGCTCCTGAGAGCATGCATACGGAGGAAATCATGGAGCGGCTCCAGGTCAGCCGTGGCAATGCCAATACCAACCTGCGGGAACTCGTCGGCTGGGGACTGGTGCGCGGGGTGGTTAAAAAGGGCGAGCGCCGTGAGTATTTCGAAGCTGAAAAGGACGTCTGGAAGATGTTCATCACCATCGCCCGCGAACGGAAACGGCGTGAACTGGACCCCGCCCTGAGCGTGCTGAAAAACTGTGCCGAGCAGACCAAAGAGGAACCTGCTGGCCCAGGGAAGGACTTCCACAAGCAGATGAAGGAGCTTCAGGAGTTCGTCGAATTCGGCATGAAAGTCTCCGATACCGTGTCCGGTATGAAGCATTCCTCCGCTCTGCAATGGGCCATGCGCCTGCTGAGCTGA